The following are encoded in a window of Brettanomyces bruxellensis chromosome 9, complete sequence genomic DNA:
- the THG1 gene encoding tRNA-His guanylyltransferase (BUSCO:EOG09264G0H), with amino-acid sequence MANSRFEYVRTFERENILLPQTHIIIRIDGRGFHKFSSAYEFQKPNDPNALKVMNLSAQALMKSIPDVMMAYGDSDEYSFLLRKNCDLFERREFKLITAFSSGFSAYYQYYWNIVFPNKPLSVERLPTFDARAVVYPSDSIVKDYFRWRQVDCHINNLYNTSFWNLVIKGHLSPQEAENKLMGTVSSDKNELLFKEFGINYNDEPEMYKKGTVFIRDVGDTLDLVPNSDVNLSKRQVERLRGKLRKVTINELHCDIIKEEFWNKRAWLLK; translated from the coding sequence ATGGCGAACTCTCGTTTTGAATATGTACGAACATTTGAAAGAGAGAACATTCTTTTACCTCAAACgcatattattattagaATTGACGGAAGAGGGTTTCACAAATTTTCATCTGCTTACGAATTTCAAAAACCAAATGATCCAAATGCTTTAAAGGTTATGAATTTGTCGGCACAAGCATTAATGAAAAGTATTCCAGATGTCATGATGGCGTACGGTGATTCGGACGAATATTCGTTTTTGTTGAGAAAGAATTGCgatctttttgaaagaagagagTTTAAACTGATAACAGCGTTTAGTTCTGGTTTCAGTGCTTATTATCAATACTACTGGAATATAGTGTTTCCTAATAAACCTCTATCTGTAGAAAGATTACCAACATTCGATGCTCGGGCAGTGGTGTATCCAAGTGATTCTATAGTGAAGGATTACTTCAGGTGGAGACAAGTTGATTGTCATATCAACAATCTTTATAATACGAGCTTTTGGAATTTAGTTATCAAAGGGCATTTGAGTCCtcaagaagcagaaaataaattaatggGAACTGTATCATCGGATAAGAATGAATTGCTATTCAAAGAATTTGGAATCAATTACAATGATGAGCCAGAAATGTATAAAAAGGGAACAGTTTTTATACGTGATGTTGGAGATACATTGGACCTTGTACCGAATAGTGATGTCAACCTGAGTAAAAGACAAGTGGAACGGCTCAGGGGAAAATTGAGAAAGGTGACCATTAACGAATTACACTGTGACATAATCAAAGAAGAGTTTTGGAATAAACGTGCATGGCTTTTGAAATAA